The Candidatus Latescibacterota bacterium genome segment AAAAGTTTTTCTCCCGATCTGCCGACATGCGCGGTCGATCATGTCAAGATCCACGAAGTCTTCCTCAACCTCTTTCAGAACTCGATAGAAGCTGTCGATATCGGTGGAGGTATCTGGATCCGGACATGGTCTTCCATAGACAGGACGATGGCCTTCATCGAGATATCGGATGATGGAACAGGTATAAGCGCAGACAAGATAGCAAAGATATTCACGCCGTTCTTTACGACAAAGGAAAAGGGATCGGGGTTGGGCCTTGCGCTTGCGCAGAGGATCATAAAGGATCATGGTGGAAGTATCTCTGTATCAAGCGTTACGGGGGAGAAGACGTCGTTCCTTGTCTCCATGCCGACAAAGGCCATGAGGTCTTTAAATATATAAAGGGTATTGCCTGCCGAAGAGCGGGAAGTCAACGATTGACAAACCCCCGTAAATCATTTAATCTCCACTTTCTAATTTACTGGCCGGGTTCTCCTTGAGGGGTTCCTATGTCCATTTATGCGGGAAGTGCGTTATGGGGACAGAAAAAGGAATCGTGATGCTATTTACCGGTAACGGCAAAGGCAAGACGACAGCATCACTTGGAGCCGGTATGAGAGCCGCTGGACACGGCGCGCGAGTGTTCATGATTCAGTTCATGAAAGGTCGACTATACGGTGAGATAGCCGCGTCTGCCCGTATAGATGGATTTACGATCGAGCAGCATGGGAGAGACGAATTCGTCGACCCTGAATCGCCTGAGAAGATAGATGTGGAGTTGGCCCGGAAAGGTTGGGCCCGGGCAATTGAAGTGATCGAGTCTGAAGATCCGGACCTTCTCATACTTGACGAGATAAATATCGCAATATCATTCGGCCTTATCGAGGTGAAGGATGTCGTTGAGATGATCAAATGCCGGCCCGAAGGACTCGATATGATTCTGACTGGAAGGTATGCCCCGGACGAACTGATCGAACTCGCCGATACCGTGACCGAGATGAAAGAGATCAAACACCACTACAACTCAGGTATCCAGATGAGAAAAGGAATAGAATATTAAAGGGATGAGATTAGAGGAATGAGAGCTGGATACAATATACCGGTGCTTCTGGAGAGATTCAAAAAGGGACAGGTCTCGGCCGCCGCCAGACTTATCACTATAATTGAGAATGGTGGGATCGATGCGGAAAAGGTTCTGGACGGTATTTTTCACAGGACCAGCAACGTATACAGGGTCGGGTTCACAGGTCCACCTGGAGCTGGGAAAAGCAGTCTGATCTACAGGCTGACAAAGAGATTCAGGGAGAGGGAAAAAAAGATCGGGATCATCGCGATCGATCCGACCAGTCCCTTCAGTGGTGGGGCCCTGCTTGGTGACCGGATAAGGATGCAGGCTCTTTCCGATGATCCGGAAGTCTTCGTAAGATCGCTTGCGAGCAGAGGGAGCCTTGGAGGCATATCGAACTGTACAGACGAAGTCACGGACCTGATGGACGCTTTCGGTAAGGATCTGATATTGATCGAGACCGTGGGTGTCGGGCAATCAGAACTGGAGATCGCGGAGAAGGCTCATACCGTTGTCGTCATTCTGGTGCCGGAATCAGGTGATGGAATACAGGCGATGAAAGCTGGTCTGATGGAGATCGGCGATATCTTTGTCATGAACAAATCGGATCACAAAGACGCAGAGTTGGCTGCCATGGAGATCGAGGATACACTTAAGTTGAAGAAGATAGCTGATGGCGCATGGAGACCCCGGGTGATACTGACTTCGGCAAAGGAAGACAGTGGCACAGGGGAACTTGTCGAGGTGATCGAAGAGCATAGGTCCTATCTTGAGAAATCCGGCCTGTTCCTGGAGAAAAGAAAGCAGATACTTTTCTCAAGAGTGAAGAACGCTCTCATGGACAAGATGGAACGAAGACTTCGTGCGAGTGAGATTGTGAAGAAGATCATGGCTCGGAAGATGGACGATGTATACGAGGGAAGGTTGTCGCCCTTCAGGCTTGTGCACGAACTTGAAAAGACTGTGACGATGGATGGAGAATCGAAATGAGTGAAAAAAAAGGTTTCGAAAAGGGAAAAAGGCAATATCTCGATTCATTCGGAAAGGGCGGCCTTCTCGATGTCGATTTCACGACCGTATCCGGGGCGTCTGTGGAGAAGCTTTATGCTTCTGATGATATCGACGGACTCGACTATATGGACGAACTGGGTTTTCCCGGCCAGTATCCGTATACCAGGGGTGTCTATCCTTCCATGTACAGGGGGCGGCTCTGGACTATGAGACAGTTCGCCGGTTTCGGTACTGCTTTCGATACGAACCGCAGGTACCATTACCTTCTCGACCATGGACAGACAGGGTTGAGTGTGGCATTCGACATGCCGACGATCATGGGTTACGATTCGGATCATAAACGTTCCGAAGGAGAAGTGGGAAGGTGCGGGGTCGCGATCGATTCGCTTCGGGACATGGAGACTCTTTTCGACGGGATCGATCTCGCCGGGATCACGACCTCCATGACGATCAACGCTCCCGCTTCAATACTGCTGGCTTTCTATCTCTCGGCGGGTGAGAAAAAGGGGACTTCGTTCGAGAAGATGGGTGGTACCATCCAGAACGATATCCTCAAGGAGTACATAGCGCAGAAATCATGGATATTCCCACCCGAACAATCGCTGAGGATCATCACTGACATTCTTGGCTTCTGTTCGGATCATGTTCCAAGGTGGAATACCATATCGATAAGTGGGTATCACATCCGTGAGGCGGGATCCACCGCAGCCCAGGAACTGGCATTCACCCTTGCCGACGGATTCGCGTATGTGGAAGCCGGAATAGCGGCCGGACTCGACGTCGACAAGTTTGCACCGAGATTATCCTTCTTTTTCAACGCCCATCTTGATTTCTTTGAGGAGATTGCCAAATACCGCGCCGCAAGAAGGATATGGGCGAAGAGAATGAAGGAAAAGTATGGCGCAAAAGACGAAAAATCAATGTTACTCCGTTTCCATACTCAAACGGCAGGATGTACTTTGACTGCTCAGCAGCCTGAGAACAATATCGTCCGTACTGCGTTCCAGGCCATGTCAGCCGTTCTGGGAGGCACACAGTCTCTGCACACGAATTCCATGGATGAGACGCTGGCTCTTCCCTCGGAGAAAGCCGTAAGAATAGCACTGAGGACCCAGCAGCTGATTGCTGAGGAGACAGGCGTCATCAATACCGCGGATCCCCTTGCCGGCAGCTATTTCGTCGAATCGAAGACGAGGGAGATGGAAGCGAAGGCAGAAGAATATTTCACGAGGATAGATGAACTCGGAGGAGTCGTGAAGGCTATAGAGCAGGGATTCTTCCAGATGGAGATAGGACGGGCAGCCTACGAGTATCAGAAGGCTGTGGAAGCTAAGAGAAAGATCATAATCGGGGTGAACGCCCTCATGGTCGAAGGAGAAAAAATCGATATTCCGCTTCTCAGGATCGATCCGGAAGTGGAAAATCACCAGGTGAAAGCTGTGAGGAATGTCCGGGCTGAACGTGATAACGACAAGGCGGCCAGGGAACTGGAAAGACTGGGAACCGTGGCTTCCGGCAGCGACAACCTGATGCCCGTTATTCTGGATTGCGCGAGGGTCTACTGTACCGAGGGCGAGATCATAGAAGAACTGAAGAAGGTATTCGGAGAATATGAAGAACCGATCTTTTTATAGGAACTGAGAATTGTCACGAGGAGGAACGCGATGTCGAGGAAGATTAGGGTGCTCGTCGCCAAGCCTGGTCTTGACGGTCATGACCGTGGCGCCAAGG includes the following:
- the cobO gene encoding cob(I)yrinic acid a,c-diamide adenosyltransferase, translated to MGTEKGIVMLFTGNGKGKTTASLGAGMRAAGHGARVFMIQFMKGRLYGEIAASARIDGFTIEQHGRDEFVDPESPEKIDVELARKGWARAIEVIESEDPDLLILDEINIAISFGLIEVKDVVEMIKCRPEGLDMILTGRYAPDELIELADTVTEMKEIKHHYNSGIQMRKGIEY
- the meaB gene encoding methylmalonyl Co-A mutase-associated GTPase MeaB; amino-acid sequence: MRAGYNIPVLLERFKKGQVSAAARLITIIENGGIDAEKVLDGIFHRTSNVYRVGFTGPPGAGKSSLIYRLTKRFREREKKIGIIAIDPTSPFSGGALLGDRIRMQALSDDPEVFVRSLASRGSLGGISNCTDEVTDLMDAFGKDLILIETVGVGQSELEIAEKAHTVVVILVPESGDGIQAMKAGLMEIGDIFVMNKSDHKDAELAAMEIEDTLKLKKIADGAWRPRVILTSAKEDSGTGELVEVIEEHRSYLEKSGLFLEKRKQILFSRVKNALMDKMERRLRASEIVKKIMARKMDDVYEGRLSPFRLVHELEKTVTMDGESK
- a CDS encoding methylmalonyl-CoA mutase family protein, producing MSEKKGFEKGKRQYLDSFGKGGLLDVDFTTVSGASVEKLYASDDIDGLDYMDELGFPGQYPYTRGVYPSMYRGRLWTMRQFAGFGTAFDTNRRYHYLLDHGQTGLSVAFDMPTIMGYDSDHKRSEGEVGRCGVAIDSLRDMETLFDGIDLAGITTSMTINAPASILLAFYLSAGEKKGTSFEKMGGTIQNDILKEYIAQKSWIFPPEQSLRIITDILGFCSDHVPRWNTISISGYHIREAGSTAAQELAFTLADGFAYVEAGIAAGLDVDKFAPRLSFFFNAHLDFFEEIAKYRAARRIWAKRMKEKYGAKDEKSMLLRFHTQTAGCTLTAQQPENNIVRTAFQAMSAVLGGTQSLHTNSMDETLALPSEKAVRIALRTQQLIAEETGVINTADPLAGSYFVESKTREMEAKAEEYFTRIDELGGVVKAIEQGFFQMEIGRAAYEYQKAVEAKRKIIIGVNALMVEGEKIDIPLLRIDPEVENHQVKAVRNVRAERDNDKAARELERLGTVASGSDNLMPVILDCARVYCTEGEIIEELKKVFGEYEEPIFL